One window of the Streptomyces sp. NBC_00259 genome contains the following:
- a CDS encoding DUF397 domain-containing protein — translation MSDTAELAWFKSSYSGGSGDDCVEVALSWHKSSYSSGGDGDCVEVAACPTTVHVRDSKHTQGPRLALSPTAWTDFVTYATEG, via the coding sequence ATGAGCGACACGGCGGAACTGGCCTGGTTCAAGAGCAGCTACAGCGGTGGCTCCGGCGACGACTGCGTGGAGGTCGCACTCTCCTGGCACAAGTCTTCGTACAGCAGCGGCGGCGACGGCGACTGTGTCGAGGTCGCCGCCTGCCCCACCACCGTCCACGTCCGCGACTCCAAGCACACCCAGGGCCCCCGGCTCGCCCTCTCCCCCACCGCCTGGACGGACTTCGTCACGTACGCGACCGAGGGCTGA
- a CDS encoding alpha/beta fold hydrolase: protein MTAFVLVSGGHTGGWIWREVAAGLREAHAVAHPATLTGLGERRHLAGPGTDMDTHVEDLVQLIDHADEPEVVLVGHCYGIYPVLGAAGERPERVARIVYVDAPLPRDGLSMLDQVREQMPQGPVRDRMLSQPARAKDGWRVPAPTLEEWREWGNLAGVSEDALARLARLAAPQPAGTLTQPVRFPDVVHELPMTGVFCTVGGTMDIAGVEALVATGNPLFGQLAEPRWGFFELPTGHWPMLSAPDDLVKVLLRAAAGEGRRVSPRSRT, encoded by the coding sequence ATGACGGCGTTCGTGCTGGTGTCGGGAGGTCACACCGGAGGATGGATCTGGCGGGAGGTGGCCGCCGGGCTGCGGGAGGCGCACGCCGTGGCGCACCCGGCCACCCTGACGGGCCTGGGGGAGCGCCGTCATCTCGCCGGTCCCGGAACGGACATGGACACCCATGTCGAGGACCTGGTGCAGCTCATCGACCACGCCGACGAACCGGAGGTCGTCCTCGTCGGCCACTGCTACGGCATCTACCCGGTGCTCGGCGCCGCCGGCGAGCGCCCGGAGCGGGTCGCCCGGATCGTGTACGTGGACGCGCCCCTGCCCCGCGACGGCCTCTCCATGCTCGACCAGGTCCGCGAGCAGATGCCGCAGGGGCCGGTCCGCGACCGGATGCTGAGCCAGCCGGCCCGGGCGAAGGACGGCTGGCGGGTGCCCGCGCCCACGCTGGAGGAATGGCGGGAGTGGGGGAACCTGGCAGGCGTCTCCGAAGACGCCCTCGCCCGGCTGGCACGCCTCGCCGCACCTCAGCCGGCGGGAACGCTGACCCAGCCGGTCCGCTTCCCGGACGTGGTGCACGAGCTGCCCATGACGGGCGTCTTCTGCACGGTCGGCGGCACGATGGACATCGCCGGCGTCGAAGCCCTGGTGGCGACGGGGAACCCGCTCTTCGGGCAGCTCGCCGAACCGCGGTGGGGATTCTTCGAACTCCCCACCGGTCACTGGCCGATGCTCTCCGCGCCGGACGACCTGGTGAAGGTCCTGCTGCGCGCCGCCGCGGGAGAGGGTCGGCGGGTCAGCCCTCGGTCGCGTACGTGA
- a CDS encoding helix-turn-helix domain-containing protein, producing the protein MAMTDAGGAGTNAVEPETSDSLRTFGAVVQALREHAGLSRGEFAPLVGYSKHTVASIELGRRMPDEGFVERAEEALGNTGALRRAAQHLSRRPGLAAWFRRWARLEAVASSLYTYECRLIPGLLQTEAYARTLFVNQLPPLGDEQIEAQMAARLERQRLLRERPNTAYGFILEEHLFLRRMGGTHVTRELVDHILDLAGQRNIELQIMPLVRESHAGLDGPMRLLETPDNKWFGYCEGQESGQFVSDAKVVSMLQMRYARMRSQALTLEDSLSLLRRMRGAV; encoded by the coding sequence ATGGCGATGACGGACGCCGGCGGAGCCGGTACGAACGCGGTGGAACCGGAGACCTCGGACAGTCTCAGGACGTTCGGCGCGGTGGTCCAGGCGTTACGCGAACACGCGGGCCTCAGCCGCGGCGAGTTCGCCCCGCTGGTGGGGTACTCCAAGCACACGGTGGCCTCGATCGAGCTGGGCCGCCGGATGCCGGACGAGGGCTTCGTGGAGCGGGCGGAGGAGGCGCTCGGGAACACGGGCGCGCTGCGGCGGGCGGCGCAGCACCTCTCGCGCCGGCCGGGGCTGGCGGCGTGGTTCCGGAGGTGGGCGCGGCTGGAGGCGGTGGCGAGCAGTCTCTACACGTATGAATGCCGGTTGATTCCAGGACTGTTGCAGACGGAGGCGTACGCGAGGACGCTGTTCGTCAACCAGCTCCCGCCGCTGGGCGACGAGCAGATCGAGGCGCAGATGGCGGCCCGGCTGGAACGGCAGCGGCTGCTGCGGGAACGCCCGAACACGGCGTACGGCTTCATCCTCGAAGAGCACCTGTTCCTTCGGCGGATGGGTGGTACGCACGTCACACGCGAACTGGTCGACCACATCCTCGACCTGGCCGGACAGCGGAACATCGAGCTCCAGATCATGCCGCTGGTGCGGGAGAGCCATGCGGGACTCGACGGTCCGATGCGGTTGCTGGAGACCCCCGACAACAAGTGGTTCGGATACTGCGAGGGGCAGGAAAGCGGCCAGTTCGTCTCCGACGCGAAAGTGGTCAGCATGCTCCAGATGCGGTATGCCAGGATGCGCTCACAGGCTCTTACTCTGGAGGACTCCCTGAGCCTGTTGCGGCGGATGCGAGGAGCAGTATGA
- a CDS encoding VOC family protein produces the protein MSTAPPPRIALVTLVVRDYDEAIAFYRDALGFTLVEDTDRGDGSRWVVVRPGGEAGGTDLLLARASGDEQTASVGAQTGGRVGFFLHTDDFARDHARMTAAGVRFLEEPRHEPYGSVAVFEDLYGNRWDLLQPA, from the coding sequence GTGTCCACCGCACCGCCGCCCCGAATCGCTCTCGTCACCCTCGTCGTCCGTGACTACGACGAGGCCATCGCCTTCTACCGGGACGCCCTCGGCTTCACCCTCGTCGAGGACACCGACCGGGGCGACGGTTCGCGGTGGGTCGTGGTCCGGCCGGGCGGCGAAGCAGGCGGCACGGACCTGCTGCTGGCGCGGGCGAGCGGCGACGAGCAGACAGCGAGCGTCGGCGCGCAGACCGGGGGCCGGGTGGGCTTCTTCCTGCACACCGACGACTTCGCCCGCGACCACGCCCGGATGACGGCGGCCGGCGTCCGCTTCCTGGAGGAGCCGCGCCACGAACCGTACGGCTCGGTCGCCGTCTTCGAGGACCTGTACGGCAACCGCTGGGACCTGCTCCAGCCCGCGTAG
- a CDS encoding helix-turn-helix domain-containing protein: MSPDGTWTIGELAERAGVTVKTVRFYSDRGLLPESGRSAGGHRRYGPDALDRLRLIRSLRALDLPVPEVGRVLEQEDEALDDVLEDVIGGQLEVLGSRLAALRWREASLRMLRDCDAGERAERLRLIGAVSVPPSTASMVRFWRYWLPPRLPSRVVSAFLDQAVPQLPDDPTPAQVWSFARLHALVSGNCSGSVRPQPAVHLPARGYRPAVLYDGLGEAYALASAELRTGRPPRAGEALDCFVSVYALSRGTRDTPAFRRLLGRQLAADPRIDLYWQLTTDLTTGPGHPPEPNPGSSHDWLCAALDDETGTTGPR, from the coding sequence GTGTCGCCAGACGGAACGTGGACCATCGGCGAGCTCGCCGAACGCGCGGGCGTCACCGTCAAGACGGTCCGCTTCTACTCGGACCGGGGTCTGCTGCCCGAGTCGGGCCGCAGCGCGGGCGGGCACCGCCGGTACGGCCCCGACGCGCTGGACCGGCTGCGGCTGATCCGCTCCCTGCGGGCGCTCGACCTGCCGGTGCCCGAGGTCGGCCGGGTCCTGGAGCAGGAGGACGAGGCGCTCGACGACGTCCTGGAGGACGTGATCGGCGGGCAGTTGGAGGTGCTCGGCTCCCGACTGGCCGCCCTGCGCTGGCGGGAGGCGTCGCTGCGCATGCTGCGGGATTGCGACGCCGGTGAGCGCGCCGAACGGCTCCGGCTGATCGGCGCCGTGAGCGTCCCGCCCAGCACCGCCTCGATGGTGCGGTTCTGGCGCTACTGGCTGCCGCCGCGGCTGCCGTCCCGGGTGGTCTCCGCGTTCCTCGACCAGGCGGTCCCGCAGCTCCCCGACGACCCGACGCCCGCGCAGGTGTGGTCCTTCGCCCGGCTGCACGCGCTGGTGTCCGGGAACTGCTCCGGCTCCGTCCGCCCCCAGCCCGCGGTGCACCTGCCCGCCCGGGGCTACCGTCCCGCCGTGCTCTACGACGGTCTCGGCGAGGCGTACGCGCTGGCCTCGGCCGAACTGAGGACGGGGCGGCCGCCACGGGCGGGCGAGGCGCTCGACTGCTTCGTCTCCGTCTACGCCCTCTCGCGCGGCACCCGGGACACCCCGGCCTTCCGGCGCCTCCTCGGCCGGCAGCTCGCCGCCGACCCCCGCATCGACCTCTACTGGCAGCTCACGACCGACCTGACGACCGGCCCCGGGCACCCTCCGGAACCGAATCCGGGTTCCTCCCACGACTGGCTCTGCGCGGCACTGGACGATGAGACCGGGACCACGGGTCCGCGCTGA
- the msrB gene encoding peptide-methionine (R)-S-oxide reductase MsrB: MAYDIEKPDEQWRAELNPEEYRVLRQAGTEPAFRGEYTDTKTTGVYSCRACGADLFTSGEKFDSHCGWPSFYDPKDTDAVELIEDRSHGMARTEVRCARCGSHLGHVFEGEGYATPTDQRYCINSISLRLEPTEES; encoded by the coding sequence ATGGCGTACGACATCGAAAAGCCGGACGAGCAGTGGCGCGCGGAGCTGAACCCGGAGGAATACCGGGTCCTGCGCCAGGCCGGCACCGAGCCCGCGTTTCGTGGTGAGTACACGGACACCAAGACCACGGGTGTCTACTCCTGTCGCGCGTGCGGTGCCGACCTCTTCACCTCGGGCGAGAAGTTCGACTCGCACTGCGGCTGGCCGTCCTTCTACGACCCGAAGGACACCGACGCGGTCGAACTGATCGAGGACCGCTCGCACGGCATGGCCCGCACGGAGGTCAGGTGCGCCCGCTGCGGCTCGCACCTGGGCCACGTCTTCGAGGGCGAGGGCTACGCGACCCCGACGGACCAGCGGTACTGCATCAACTCGATCTCGCTGCGGCTGGAGCCGACCGAGGAGAGCTGA
- a CDS encoding nucleoside/nucleotide kinase family protein, with protein MDPSIEQLTDRARHLARPGARRILGIAGPPGAGKSTLAEELAGRLRGSAVLVPMDGFHLAGAELVRLGRAGRKGAPDTFDAAGYAALLTRLRAPRAGTTVYAPAFDRTLEEPVAGSIPVGPDVPLVITEGNYLLHDEGAWAGIRALLDEAWYLELADAVRVPRLVDRHVRFGKDRPYAERWVRDSDEPNARVVSHGRHRAHLTVRMEPGA; from the coding sequence ATGGACCCGTCGATCGAGCAGCTCACCGACCGCGCCCGGCACCTCGCCCGCCCCGGCGCGCGCCGCATCCTGGGGATCGCCGGACCGCCCGGGGCAGGCAAGTCGACGCTCGCGGAGGAGCTCGCGGGACGGCTGCGCGGCAGCGCCGTACTCGTCCCCATGGACGGGTTCCACCTCGCCGGGGCCGAGCTGGTACGGCTCGGCCGGGCCGGGCGCAAGGGCGCGCCCGACACGTTCGACGCCGCCGGGTACGCGGCGCTGCTCACCCGCCTGCGCGCGCCGCGGGCGGGCACGACGGTGTACGCGCCCGCCTTCGACCGGACACTGGAGGAGCCGGTCGCCGGGAGCATCCCGGTCGGCCCGGACGTCCCGCTCGTCATCACCGAGGGCAACTACCTGCTGCACGACGAGGGCGCCTGGGCGGGGATCCGCGCCCTCCTCGACGAGGCGTGGTACCTGGAACTGGCCGACGCGGTACGCGTGCCCCGCCTCGTCGACCGGCACGTCCGCTTCGGCAAGGACCGCCCGTACGCCGAGCGCTGGGTCAGGGACTCCGACGAGCCCAACGCCCGCGTGGTGTCGCACGGCCGGCACCGCGCCCACCTCACGGTGCGGATGGAGCCCGGCGCCTGA
- a CDS encoding ATP-binding protein — protein MTVPAAPPTATAAPQPPVTVRVFTQRFSSTPRGARLARHLALHQLHSWGIPHGTEVSETAAVLVAELAANAVTHGRVPGRDFELRLALDAGTLTVDVSDARGERRPPGPGESALPTGKPDLPDDAESGRGLVLVAELADRWSVLDRLPVGKTVRAELDLPH, from the coding sequence ATGACCGTACCGGCCGCCCCACCGACCGCCACCGCCGCGCCCCAACCGCCCGTCACCGTACGTGTGTTCACCCAGCGCTTCAGCTCCACACCGCGCGGCGCCCGGCTCGCCCGGCACCTCGCGCTCCACCAGCTCCACTCCTGGGGCATCCCGCACGGGACCGAGGTGTCCGAGACCGCGGCCGTACTGGTCGCCGAACTGGCCGCGAACGCGGTGACGCACGGCCGCGTACCGGGGCGGGACTTCGAGCTGAGGCTCGCCCTCGACGCGGGGACGCTCACCGTCGATGTGTCGGACGCGCGGGGCGAGCGCCGCCCGCCCGGGCCCGGCGAGAGCGCGCTTCCCACGGGGAAGCCGGACCTGCCGGACGACGCGGAGAGCGGCCGGGGCCTCGTGCTCGTCGCCGAGCTCGCCGATCGGTGGTCGGTCCTCGACCGCTTGCCGGTCGGGAAGACCGTGCGCGCCGAACTCGACCTGCCGCACTGA